One Gopherus evgoodei ecotype Sinaloan lineage chromosome 1, rGopEvg1_v1.p, whole genome shotgun sequence genomic window, TACATGGATGATTTGtaaaaagagggggaaatgcCCTGTAAATAAGGAATTTTCACACTTATTTATATTCCTCACTTCTTGCCATGTGTTATAAGTTTGTAggctagaaagagagagaaaagataacACTTATCCTTACCATCTCCCCTTAAGAACAGCTGGAGGAAAACAGTCCATGAATCTATGGTGGGGAGATTTGGGTTATCTCTGTAGTAGTGATACATGGAAACTGCAGTATCTTTTGGATTTCTGATAATGTAGAAGGCCTGTAAAAGAAGACACTATGATTACTAAGGATAACTTCCTTATTTTAGAGGATCCACTTGTGTAGGTGTGAGGTTTTTTTACACGCCTTTTAGCTAATATCAGCCCCCATGTGGTTATGGGTCAGGGTTCTTTTACTGATCATCTTCCAGCTAACAGTCAAATGTCCTTTATAGTTAAAACAGCATTAAGATAGAGGAGGGTATTTGTGGGGGAAAATCACTAATTGATGGATTAACAGGCAGTAATGAACCAGTGACAGAAGCTAGAAGTATGTGTGCCTCCGCTAATACAGTTTTAGTGGTTGGTTCACAATTGCATATGGGTTTCCTATACGTGTGTGGACTGGAACATATGCAAGAGATGGATTTCATATTAGTTCATGAGTTAATATATGATCTCAATAAATCCCATGAGTAAAACATTAATTACTTGTCATTCTCATGTAAGCTGCATATGATCTGTTCTATGAGAACGGTTCCAACTAGAACTGGGCCTGAACCAAAAGCCGGCATCTGAATAACCACGAAGTTTGTGAGTTTGAAATCAAAACTTGGATGCAGAGCTGAATTTTTCCAGTAGCCTCCAATATTGCTATGGAGAAAAGCAAAAACTGTGGGTGAGTGTGTGAGAGACCTATCAGGACTTGGATTTGTGGCTGAAACTTTAGTTTTAGCCCTTACTTAAGTACGTGCTTTTGGTTTGTATAATTGGTATCATTGCCTATAACGTTCTTTTGCAAACAATCTATACATGTCTGAAATTCCACAGTCCTACCAAGCAGCTAATTCTTAAGAACATTCCTGAGGAATCATGACCATTACAGTCAACTTCATATTTCTGAGAGCAGGGAAAAACTATGAATCTTAAGTAGAAATAAAACTCCAGTGTTTTGCAATACACTAGCTTCAAGAAGATAATTGGAGGCATAGGTTAATAAAACATTTTAGCAGATAAGCATGAGAAATGAGTGATGAAACACTGTTAGATTAATTTTAAAGTGACTCATTAAAAGAAGTGTGATTGTGATAGTAGGGTAGTCATTGCATGGCTTTCTTTCACGTGCATGTATCCCTTACACTTAATTATGTAATTCTAGTTCCATTGATCATTGCACTGAACAAAAATGGTATACATTGTAAGGCCTTTCACTCTTGGTGTATATTTGTGCGTTTCCATGACTAAAACTGAGCCACCAATTAGATGTATGCAGTGTAGTCATGGCCATGtggatcccaggatattagacacaaggtgggtgaggtaatatcttttattggactaacttctgttggtgaagaagagccacacagagctcttcttcaggctcaaaaacttgtctctctcacccacagaagttcgtgcaataaaatatattacctcacccaccttgtcccacAAAGTAGATGTCCTTCTATGATAAAGTCTCATCTGCAAACCCAGAAATTTAAGTTCAAGTTAAGGGGCATATATCACCCCCATCTGGATATGCAGCAtccactgatgtcactgggagTTGAGCACATGGTTTAAAGGCAGAATGTAGGTCACAGTATACTTAAAGATTAGGAAACTTTTAATTGCATGTAGTTAAGCTGTTTGCTACTAATGTTGTTTGAGGATGCTCAGGCTCCTGTATGTTTTGTCTTTTAAATCAAATTATTTGTAGCTGATGCTCAAAGATATCTAAGTTCATTTCCAAGGTAGTATATAAGGAAATTTGGCACTTTGATAACTATGGCCATTTCAAATCCAGTCTCACAAATGTCTGAAACATTGTAGTCTGAAGACTATTTTGCAGGACAACTGATGTCAGGCAGGTTGTAATGCAAGCAGGGGAGGCATGCTTCAGACCTTTCATTGTTTAATTTACATCTTGAATTAGATCTTTGTTGGAGGTCTGATGGCAAGGTGTTGGCCATATGTTATCTCgttatattttaaaagatgacAATGCTAAAATAGTACCTGTTTACTGACATGCTATTTTGGAATAAATCTAATTATGGTGGAGCAAGTAGAGATGAGTTATTGGCTTTTGATTAATTGCTGGGAAGTCACTTCCATCATGTACACCCAGTGCCTTTGCCATTATGAATCTGTATGATTCTATCATAGGTTATCTGTATCAGTGAAACTTATATATATGTTAATATGTTCTAGCTCAACCAACAAATTGTGATTTGAGAATTACTGCATGAAATTTTAACGCGACAAGATTATAATGAATATTGTAAACAAATCagattcaataaatattttacaCTATGAAATTTTAAATAACATAGGGCCAACACCAGAAAGCTACTCTGGTTAAATTCAGAGTAACCCACTGAAGCCagagagttattccagatttacacggGAGCggctgagagaagaatttgccACTTTAACGTGATACTGTAAGCACCGTCTGTTTAAAAATGGCTAGATCCAGACAAGATAAAATATATACTTTATTTGAGAGAGTTGTAATACAACTTATTTTACCTTGCATTGTTTGACCTTAAAATTTGATGGTAACATGTTGTAGTCCAAGTGCGTTGGGATGATTCTCTTGGATGAAAGATTGTTAAGTTCTTCCACTTTGGAGATGTCTCCAAACTCAATAGGTGATGTTAGGGTGACTTTGGGAGTGTAAATCTGCTTTATAATTTGTGCAAGCCAGTGAGTGCCTTCAGacaattatttttaagaaaaaaaaagggagagaggagaaaaggatttattactagaaaaATATACTGATACAGGAAAAGTTTGAGTTTGGAAGTAGTTCACTTGTTTGCAAACtaaagctctgatcctgcaacacTTAGGCATGTAAGAAATTTTACACCTATGAGCAGTTCTGTTGAGTTCACATGTGTAAATGCTTATAGAATTAGAGCTGTAGCTGATGCATGATATAATTCCACTAGGAAAAGTGCCGAGTAACACTAATACTAAAATAAACCTTTTCAGAAGATGTGCATATTATTCAGATAGCTTTATAGAAACTAAAATGTAGCACTATGGCTAAATTTTCCTCATAAAACTTGAGCATAAAACTTATATACCCACCATCTAACTAGCAAACTAACTAACACACTGGTTtgcatattttcaaaagtaacaatGACttaatttttttgtgggggggaaatGAATATACAGAAAAACACCATAAAATTACTTAATACAGTTCTGACTAGTTAATGAAAATAGTGTAGTAAGTCTTTAGCCAAATCTTTACGGTATGGATTTTATTACAAGCAAATTACCTATTGATTTCTAGTAATAAAGGGAACCCATAGGCAGGTGCCAactatttaaaattacaaaatcaAAATACACTACACAAATATAGTTGATTTTTTACAATTTCACATTTTACATCTCAATACAGCTTCTTATTTCGAATCTGAACTTAAACATCATCCACTTTCTGTCTCGCTCTCTCACATACATACAAGGTTTTTCAGTGAGCTTACACCCAGAACATTCAGCAAACAATTAAAATTCCCCGCAATAAATTTTTAAAGCAGAACTTTACCAGACTTTGGATAGGAAACCAAAAGGATGTCATCTTCTCTAGCATCAAAGGCATCCAAGGATTTTAGAAGATCTGGTGATGACCTAGTTGTAAAGGGAATCCCATTGAATCTGTGAATGAGAGCTGTCTGACTCTGGGTTGACATATTTGCTAATGTCTTGGATTTCTGTACGTCAGATAACAGCTCAGTGACCAGGGGATTTAGAAGTCACTTGTAAGTCAGATGATTTGCATTGACTAATGAAAATTTAGAATTGAAAACTGCACATTTATATACTTTGTAAAATTCTGCAGAGTCACTCCAGACCTTTACCTCATCAGAAAATTAATTACAGCAACTGTAAATTCTACAGAAGTTATCTTGGTTAATCATACAGATACCCCAAGGCCTAATTTGATAATGAGCATATTAGGGATATTTTGTAAGCGTATTCACTTGTCATTCTAGTTATTTTCCACTGTTAAAATACTTTGTCTCTCATTTGTTTATCTGGAAACCTTTACAACCTTTGCAACATAGTGAAACAGCGTAAATTGCTTCAATATCTAAGAATGTTTCCAGATAAGGAGTGTGTAtctttaaaatatgcttttacatatctttaaaaaattcGATATTCCTTTAACTTGTGTGAACACAAATAATGATTTTGTTTAACATGTATACAAgggactgaattttcaaaagtgactaaaggGTTCCCATTTTCGGAAAGTGCTGAGCGCCCTCTCAAAGAAAACCTCCCCTCTCAGGTGGTGTCCCAACTTAGACATCTTAAGAGCATAGGGACTTGTAGGGCAATTTTCAAAATGACTTATGAAGCTATCTCTACTTATAGGCATTCCCAAGGTGCACGTCACCAAAACTGGGGAACATCAGGCTCATGTTAAATATTCCCTTGAATATCACATTTCATAACACATCATTTTTCAGAATTCTGTTGGGTCAAATTTaacccccattgaagccaatggaagctttgccattgacttcggtGAATCTGATTTCATCTATGACATTTAATTACGTTTTGGTTCTGTGATCTTTGTGTACCCAAAGCTCCCtttacagtaggacctcagagttatgaacaccagagttacgaactgaccagtcaaccacacacttcatttggaactggaagtacacaatcaggcaacagcagagatggggcaggggtggcggGGAAAggcagcaaatacagtacagtactgcactaaatgtaaactactaaaagaataaagtgaaagcagcatttttcttctgtatagtaaagtttcaaagctctattaagtcaatgttcagttgtaagctttttgaaagaacaactataacattttgttcaacgttacgaacatttcagagttatgaacaacttccattTCCAAGGTTTTCCTaaatctgaggttctactgtaatttgAATGGCAGTTATTGGTGCTCAGTGAATGTTGCACCAGTCCCCTCATGTGACTTTCCCATATAATTTTCCTTGGTCTTATTTTTAGTGAGTTTTATTTCTTTCCTGCATAACCTGTCAAAGATATCTATTCAAAACTGCCTGATACAAGTTTTCAGTACTTAGATAGTTGATAGATACTTAGATAGTGTTTACAGAGTGAATTCCATAGTGTTTAAAGGAATAGATTTGATCCCTGGTGGATTTCATCTgtcaaattatatatttttaaaaagtgtataaaCATAAATAAAGCAGTTTAGGAAAAATTGTTTGAGTTAAATTTGACAGTCTATAATTCTTTGAGTTCATTGTGAGGCTTAAGGAAATGGGAATTTACCAGGAAGAAGTTCTTTGTCCTTCTCTGCATGAGGACTTCTGATTTCTTTTCTCTAGGGAGACCTGGGAAAAGTTTAGTCAGCTGtcaattcttctcttctgttctTCCCCTACATCTGCTCAAGTCCCACATGCTCTTTTCACAAAGGGAATGGGGAGGCCAAACAACATGATTCTTTGGCTGTCCTTCTGCAGGCTCTGACAGCAGTTCCATCATGCtggagtgtggggagggaaggtgtATGTGCAGGTGTCAAAGGGCTGCCATTTTTTCCTTGTCAGAGTCTCTGCGTGAGAGGACCCCATGCAGTCAtttatgcaaaacaaaaacaatcatttTCCAGTGCAATTATCAGGTCATGTGTAGGCTGTGCCTTTCTCAATTCTGCTGTATTCTAGACTGTCCAACAAAGAATGCAGTGATTATATACTACCAGAGGCTATGCAAATGTTTCAGTTTGCCACAGtattgtgtgtgatttttttttctccttttaattcTGCAATTCTATGCCATTCTTACTAAGAGTAGCAACTGagcaaaatggaaaaacaaagtaTTTGTTTTCAAGGTGCTAAAATGAAATCACTTAAAACATGGCTGATTAAACAGGAAGAAATTAAACTTCTAACAGAAGTGGATCAACTACTGCTGGTTGTAGTACTGAGCTGTATCCGCCATTGCCTGCAACAGGAATCCATGACCAGTTGCCTGATACTGTTAGCATACCTCATGATTTAAGTTTGCCCTGTGTGTAATTTTGGAAAGCAAGGCTGTTCTGTCTGCTCATTGGTTTGGTGTTTTTCAATGGCTCCATTATTCTGACGCTAGCGAGAGTGTATTTTTTGTTTCTATAACTGTGCAGCTTTTAGGCAGAAGCTACTTTTACGGAAACTTTCACACAGTCTGGATTCTGCAACTGGAAAGAGGCTTGAGACAAATTTGAAAGGCACTAAGCTTCTTTGTGTTACCAGGAAGCAGCTGATATTTCTCAAAAGACCACAAGGAGCATCGGTGGCATGCTAGATTCACAGTACTCTCAGAAAAAAGTCAAAAGCAGGAAGATCCTAAAGAAAAAACTAAGTAGCATCTTTTCATATGTTGTATATTTATACCTATGTACTATATtattcattccatgcatctgatgaagtgggttatagcccacgaaagcttatgcccaaatatatgtgttaatctctaaagtgccacaaggactcctcgttgtttaagTAGCATATGTTGCCAGACAAGGACTTATGCTGCAAGACCATTATGCTGAGCAAGCTGAAAATATGCCCTgaaggggagaggtggactgCAATCCTGATATTTCAAAGTGACTGAAAAAGGGTCAAGACAAATTCACAAGTCCAGGTTTTCAAAAATGACATAATGGAAATAATGGGTCTTAAAATGGTGAGGGATATTTCTGAGATTTTGGATAAGTGGTATACAGTTATGGAAGATGAAGCATCAGACTTTTCCAAGAAAGAGCAAGTGGTTTTATGTTTGCAGTATGTGGATGATCAGTTAAATGGATTGCACAATATAGCCTGTAACATCTCCAGATATAAGCATATGTAATTAAAGTTGTTGCATGTAAATGTGAAGATCCACAGCTGTCCCAGACAATGCTACGATAGTGCTGTTAGTATAGGAGGCTTATATCAGGTGTAGCAACCAGACTGCAACACGAGGAACCATGAGCTACTATACTCATTGCTATGAGCCTGCTTTGAATTTGGGATGCCAGGACAATTACAAATAGCATTCTCCTAAGAGACACTCTTGAAATTGTTTGGGAAAtcacaaaattaattttaaaattcacctCGATGAGATACTATATTTTGGACATAAAACATCAAGTGTTAAGTACATCACCATGTCCTCTGTCCAGCAAGACTGACTCTGTACAGAAACAGTGGCTTTAGTTTCTGAGAACTACCTTGCACTGTGTGCAGCTTGGGAAGCTGCAAATCACATAATGAAAGACCCTATAATGAGAACTTGAATTGGTGGCGTAACAGCATACATGGGGAAAATTAACGTCCTCTTTGGTATTGAACTAGCTCAAAAAATTCTAAACATGGCAGACAATCTCTTCAAAACTCTGCAAGGCTTGGACATTTCAGCAACAGAAGACTCATAGATTCAAGGCtacaagggaccactgtgatcatctaatctgatctcctgtataagccaggccatagaacttccctgaaataattcctagaacagatctttttggaaaaacttccagtcttgattttaaaattgccagttaACAAAGAATCCATCATGActcatggtaaattgttccaatggttaattaccctcattggtAAAAAATTGTACCTTTTATTTtctcatctgaatttgtctagcttcagtttccatccacaggatcatgttatacctttgtgTGCTGGATTGCAGAACCCATATATTATTCAAATGTAAATTTAGTATAATTTTCATAATGTGAGGAAAATAAATGAGCTTCTGTTCCAAACTCGGTGGTTCCTTTTTATCAGTGCAATccctaactttttttttgggggggggggggtggagcacTAAAGCACCCTCCCAAGCCCCTAATTTTCTACAACCAACCATGTATAAAAGGTAAATTGTGAGGAATTAGGTAAAacaatattccagttatatcTTATCAAAATGTGGTAGGCAATTTAACTGACTACACAGAAAGTGATTGttgttgtaaatggtttatttccaAACACAAAATCTTAGCCTGTTAGAGTAAAGCTGTAATCtatttataatatttaaataGTGTATAAATAGCAAAATTAATGGTTTCCAACCTTTTGGGGCAACTCTACCAGATTGCTGACTTAGACTTCAGTTGTTCCAGTGCGTCCTATTTACTACCCACTTCATCTGGGTATGCTCTAACTCACGAAGGATCTTGGGCTGTTTTGAAAccctgtctagggtgaccagatgtctcgattttatagggacagtcccaatttttgggtctttttcttatataggctcctattcccccccacccccatcccgatttttcatacttgctatctggtcaccctaaccctatCTCATAATTGCAAAACTGGGGGGTAGAAGAGCTTGAGTTATACTGTGGTTTGGAAGGCAGAAGACTGAATGTAAA contains:
- the LOC115646942 gene encoding sulfotransferase 6B1-like, giving the protein MSTQSQTALIHRFNGIPFTTRSSPDLLKSLDAFDAREDDILLVSYPKSGTHWLAQIIKQIYTPKVTLTSPIEFGDISKVEELNNLSSKRIIPTHLDYNMLPSNFKVKQCKAFYIIRNPKDTAVSMYHYYRDNPNLPTIDSWTVFLQLFLRGDVVCGSWFDHFLSWEEHKNDRNILFLFYEDMKKDLPTVVKKMSVFLGVNISDSEIKEICEKSSFTEMKSNVEKENSDPNHTVCALTSNRKLIFRKGAVGDWKNHFTPKQNKMFEEMFNKKMKLSELAKRIIYEC